A genomic stretch from Vicia villosa cultivar HV-30 ecotype Madison, WI unplaced genomic scaffold, Vvil1.0 ctg.005660F_1_1, whole genome shotgun sequence includes:
- the LOC131642718 gene encoding calmodulin-binding protein 60 C-like: protein MQTRYMERSNSMAREKRSLDSTAIEEDQPERKRPALASVIVEALKVDSLQKLCSSLEPILRRVVSEEVERALAKLGSGSLTERSSPKRIESPDGGNLQLQFRTRLSLPLFTGGKVEGEKGAAIHFVLIDANTGRVVTSGPASCVRLDVIVLEGDFNNEDDDAWSQEEFESHVVKEREGKRPLLTGELQVTLKEGVGTLSDLTFTDNSSWIRSRKFRLGLKVSSGCCEGVRIREAKTEAFTVKDHRGELYKKHYPPALTDEVWRLEKIGKDGSFHKRLNKAGICSVEDVLQLVVRDPQRLRNILGSGMSNKMWEVLVEHAKTCVLSGKLYVYYPDDARNVGVVFNNIYELSGLITNDQYYSADSLSDSQKVYVDTLVKKAYENWMHVIEYDGKSLLNYNQNRTLGMAQHQVPPSSHDYSISNSHDQQISIPSLPVHVPTGQPSMDAGINVGGYHHGTTTRFSMQPQNADLNSALQFGNTTFPLQNLLMSAPHQPQLLRNENELSLGPPQSATPGFQISGLSDPTYRGFDDFFPEEDIRVRSHEMLENEDMQHLLRIFDMGGQPHTSFNAPEEAYPYSSAYLPATSMNYNVDDERNRSSGKAVVGWLKLKAALRWGIFIRKKAAERRAQLVELDDS, encoded by the exons ATGCAAACGAGGTATATGGAGAGATCGAATAGTATGGCGAGGGAGAAACGGAGCTTAGATTCAACTGCGATCGAGGAAGATCAGCCTGAGAGGAAACGGCCTGCTTTAGCTAG TGTGATTGTTGAAGCCCTGAAGGTCGACAGTCTGCAGAAACTTTGCTCATCATTGGAGCCTATTCTACGAAGAGTT GTTAGCGAAGAAGTGGAGCGCGCTTTAGCAAAATTAGGCTCTGGCAGTCTTACTGAGAG ATCTTCTCCAAAGCGAATAGAAAGTCCAGATGGAGGAAATTTACAGCTACAATTTAGGACCAGGTTGTCCCTTCCCCTCTTTACTGGTGGAAAAGTGGAGGGCGAGAAGGGCGCTGCCATACATTTTGTCTTGATTGATGCAAACACAGGCCGTGTTGTCACGTCCGGCCCAGCGTCATGTGTCAGACTAGATGTCATTGTACTTGAAGGGGATTTCAATAATGAGGATGACGATGCTTGGAGTCAAGAAGAATTTGAGAGCCATGTTGTGAAAGAGCGAGAAGGAAAACGACCTCTTCTGACTGGTGAACTGCAAGTGACCCTGAAGGAGGGTGTAGGAACTCTGTCTGATCTTACATTTACAGACAACTCTAGCTGGATAAGAAGTCGGAAGTTTAGGCTGGGGCTAAAAGTTTCCTCGGGTTGTTGTGAGGGAGTGCGTATTCGTGAAGCCAAAACAGAGGCTTTCACTGTTAAGGATCACCGTGGAGAAT TATACAAGAAACACTATCCACCTGCTTTGACTGATGAGGTATGGAGATTGGAGAAGATTGGCAAGGATGGATCCTTTCACAAAAGGCTAAATAAAGCCGGAATATGTTCTGTTGAAGACGTCCTACAACTTGTGGTTAGAGACCCACAGAGATTGCGGAAT ATTCTGGGGAGTGGCATGTCAAATAAAATGTGGGAAGTTCTTGTTGAACATGCTAAGACTTGTGTCCTCAGTGGAAAACTCTATGTATACTATCCTGACGATGCAAGGAATgttggtgttgttttcaataatATCTACGAGTTGAGTGGCCTAATCACCAATGACCAATATTACTCTGCTGATTCTCTCTCTGATAGCCAAAAG GTTTATGTGGACACATTGGTGAAGAAGGCATATGAGAATTGGATGCATGTTATTGAGTATGATGGCAAGTCTCTGTTAAATTACAATCAGAACAGGACTTTGGGTATGGCCCAACATCAGGTTCCACCGAGTTCACATGACTATTCTATTTCAAACTCACATGATCAGCAGATTTCTATCCCAAGTCTACCAGTTCATGTTCCTACAGGACAACCTTCAATGGATGCTGGTATAAATGTTGGAG GTTATCATCACGGTACAACTACCAGATTCTCAATGCAACCACAGAATGCTGATCTTAATTCCGCTCTTCAGTTTGGTAATACTACCTTCCCTCTACAAAACCTGCTGATGAGTGCTCCACACCAACCTCAACTTCTAAGAAATGAAAATGAGTTGTCACTTGGTCCCCCACAATCAGCCACTCCTGGCTTTCAGATTTCCGGCCTTTCAGATCCTACTTATAGAGGATTTGATGACTTCTTCCCGGAAGAGGATATTCGAGTTAGAAGTCACGAGATGCTAGAAAATGAAGATATGCAGCACCTGCTCCGTATCTTTGATATGGGAGGGCAACCTCATACTTCCTTTAATGCTCCTGAAGAAGCATATCCTTATTCATCTGCTTACTTGCCTGCAACCTCCATGAACTACAACGTAGATGATGAGCGAAACCGTTCTTCAGGGAAGGCTGTTGTTGGCTGGCTCAAGCTAAAGGCAGCTTTGAGATGGGGCATTTTTATTCGGAAGAAAGCTGCTGAGAGACGGGCACAACTTGTTGAGCTGGATGACTCATAG
- the LOC131642716 gene encoding uncharacterized protein LOC131642716 has product MASTKRYFQCEEDEGSTHHKKLKQVPLESPPSSSIVLNSADCDLDFNIECNGVVGYGLHEEGFGYCWSGARATVGIIKGRYCYGCVIVSAQPVDIDDTAPDQRHLCRLGVSRGDDAVGALGETKYSFGFGGTGKFSNAGKFLNFGEKFGVGDLIVCCIDLESKPLATIGFSKNGKWLGTAFQFDVGSLGLGADSSFPKVSPWEWALFPHVLLKNVVVQMQFSVEQGLVPREGFKPWALAVADGNAVMGPSFSDPKECELMMLVGLPASGKTTWAEKWVKDHPEKRYVLLGTNLILEQMKVPGLLRKNNYGERFDRLMDKASSMFNVILSRAANIPRNYIIDQTNVYKNARKRKLTPFVDYQKTAVVVFPKPEELKRRSEKRFKEMGKEVPVDALNSMIANFVLPKSKDLPHSDEYFDQVLFIELDRDASQKYLDQMKQDILSPSCNNPLTLSIRGSSQSSYGPALQNQRSSTGSGIHQRRAHSPISQPDYRMPSQVNTHCHMNEPQLNINPLCGGYPSTQISRVARLPSPSGRYSNGEASCFSSDNVGSNTTYGAIEAYRNPVLGTHYRPNTAWSNNMGFHGRPYVEYRESQPFNYSTHSRPYVEYRDFQPGLHIPAPATSLHPPYGEPALRPRHGGLPDNVQYSGRYASQHPKYYH; this is encoded by the exons ATGGCTTCTACCAAACGCTATTTCCaatgtgaagaagatgaaggttcAACTCATCACAAGAAACTAAAACAAGTTCCGTTGGAATCGCCTCCTTCATCCAGCATTGTTCTCAATTCAGCTGATTGTGATTTAG ATTTCAATATTGAATGCAATGGAGTAGTTGGATATGGCCTTCACGAGGAAGGGTTCGGTTACTGTTGGTCTGGTGCTAGAGCTACTGTTGGAATAATAAAGGGAAGATACTGTTATGGCTGTGTTATTGTTTCTGCTCAACCTGTCGATATAGATGATACTGCTCCTGATCAGCGGCATCTTTGTCGTCTTGGTGTTTCTAGAGGTGATGATGCCGTTGGAGCTCTTGGTGAGACAAAATATAGCTTTGGTTTTGGTGGCACCGGCAAGTTTTCTAATGCCGGCAAGTTTTTGAATTTCGGTGAAAAGTTTGGTGTTGGTGATTTAATAGTTTGTTGCATTGATCTTGAGAGCAAACCACTTGCTACTATTGGTTTCTCTAAGAATGGTAAATGGTTAGGTACTGCGTTTCAATTTGATGTCGGTTCACTTGGTCTTGGAGCTGATTCTTCTTTTCCCAAGGTTTCGCCTTGGGAGTGGGCACTTTTTCCGCATGTTCTGTTGAAAAATGTTGTGGTTCAGATGCAGTTCAGTGTTGAACAAGGACTTGTTCCTCGTGAAGGGTTCAAACCTTGGGCCTTGGCAGTTGCGGATGGAAATGCAGTTATGGGACCTTCGTTTTCTGACCCAAAGGAATGTGAGTTGATGATGCTTGTGGGATTACCGGCTTCAGGAAAGACTACATGGGCTGAAAAATGGGTGAAAGATCACCCGGAGAAGCGTTATGTTTTGCTTGGCACCAACTTAATTCTTGAACAGATGAAG GTTCCTGGACTGTTGCGGAAAAACAACTACGGTGAAAGGTTTGATCGTTTGATGGACAAGGCAAGTTCAATGTTCAATGTAATTCTATCCAGGGCGGCTAACATACCTCGCAATTATATAATCGATCAAACAAATGTGTACAAAAATGCACGCAAGCGTAAGCTTACGCCTTTTGTTGACTATCAAAAG ACTGCTGTTGTAGTGTTTCCGAAGCCTGAAGAGCTCAAAAGACGGTCTGAGAAAAGATTTAAAGAAATGGGCAAAGAAGTTCCAGTTGATGCTTTGAATAGCATGATAG CTAATTTTGTATTACCTAAAAGCAAGGATTTGCCTCATTCAGATGAGTATTTTGATCAG GTTCTGTTTATTGAGCTGGACCGAGACGCATCTCAGAAATATTTGGATCAAATGAAGCAAGATATCCTATCCCCATCATGTAACAACCCATTGACATTATCGATTAGAGGTTCTTCTCAGTCTTCTTACGGACCTGCATTACAAAATCAGCGAAGTTCGACAG GAAGTGGCATTCACCAGAGGAGAGCTCATTCTCCTATCTCTCAACCCGACTATAGGATGCCTAGTCAG GTCAATACTCATTGTCATATGAATGAACCTCAGCTCAATATAAATCCATTGTGTGGAGGATATCCAAGCACTCAAATTTCACGTGTTGCAAGATTGCCCTCTCCTAGTGGACGCTATTCCAATGGTGAAGCATCTTGTTTTTCTAGCGATAATGTTGGTTCCAATACAACTTATGGTGCCATCGAAGCATACAGAAACCCTGTTTTGGGTACCCATTATAGGCCAAACACTGCATGGAGCAACAATATGGGATTTCATGGAAGACCTTATGTTGAATACCGGGAATCGCAGCCTTTCAATTATAGTACACACAGTAGACCTTATGTTGAATACAGAGATTTTCAGCCTGGCCTGCATATACCTGCTCCAGCCACAT CTTTGCATCCCCCGTATGGGGAACCAGCTCTGAGACCTCGACATGGTGGATTACCTGATAACGTGCAATATTCAGGGAGATATGCTTCTCAACATCCAAAATACTACCACTGA